DNA sequence from the Parasphaerochaeta coccoides DSM 17374 genome:
AACAGCACCATCAGAATGAAGATGATGCCCAGCAGCACTTCCCATTGGGTGAATATGCGGATGAGCTGTTCCTTGAGACCCGACTCGTCAACCAAACGACTCCGGGCAACCAACTCTTTCTCATTCGTACTCATTTCTTCACCCTCCTCTGGGCCAGCAGACGCGCAGTCTTGCGCTGATCGACTACGGTATTGATCACCAAGGCTATGAGAATGACAAGACCTTCGACGAGTGTCTGCCAGAACGGGGAAAGATAGATGACAGGCAACGCGTTGTTCAGCATGGTGAGGAACAGCGCTCCCAGGACGACTCCCGGAACGCCGCCTGCTCCTCCAGAGAAAGCCACGCCTCCCAAGACACAGGAAGCGACAGTCTGCATCTCGAAACCGGTGGCCATCTCATTGACAGCGGAAGCATAGCGGGCAGTCCACAAACCACCTGCGAGACCAGCGAGAAGCCCACTTATGATGAAGACGATGAAGCGCGTCTTGGCTTCATTGACTCCGACGAACTTGGCCGCGACAGGATTGCCGCCGATTGCATAGAAAGCCCGTCCGGTACGGGTATAACGGATGAAAGCGTACATGATGATCACAACCATGATTGCAACCCAAACCAAGACTGAGATTCCAAGGAACTGTATGCGCGGGAATCCTATGTAGGACGGCGTCATCTCATGGGCAGTCACCCATGTCCCTCCGCTGAGGACAAAGGTCAGTCCCCGGTAGAGGCTCATGGTTCCCAGCGTCGTGATGATTGGCGGAATCTTCCCCCATGCGACCAGGACGCCGTTGAACATGCCCATCAGCAGGCCGATGGCCGCACTGATCATGAGAAGCATGGGGACGGGAACCGCCGGGGCTGCTTCATTGACCATACCGGCGGACATTCCGGTGAAAGCTATGACTGAACCGACCGACAGGTCGATGCCTCCAGAAAGAATTACCAGGAACTGTCCGATTGCGACGATAGCCAGAATGGACATATCATTGAATATCCGTGCCAGGTTCTCCAGCGACAGGAAGTTCGGCGACTGAATCAGCACAGGCACGAGGAAGACAAGGAGCAAAATGACCAAGCTGGCCTCTCGTCGTTTCAGAAGACTGCTGAACGTGGAGTTCACCGTCTCCTTGAAGTTCTTTCTATTCATCGTACGGCCTCCTGGACTTCACCAATGGCCGCGGCCATTACGTTCTCGGAACCGGCGTCCGCCCGATCCAAGACAGCAGTCACTTCCCCTTCATGCATCACCACAATGCGGTCGCTCATTCCCAGCACCTCCGGCAGTTCGGAAGAAACCAAGATGACTCCCATGCCCTGTGAAGCCATTTCAGAAACAAATTCATGAACTGCGGCCTTGGTTGCGACATCAATCCCCTTGGTCGGTTCGTCCATGATGAGGATGCGCGGCTGAGTGCCGATCCATTTGGAAAGGACTACCTTCTGCTGGTTTCCTCCGGAAAGAGTGTCGGCATCAACATGCCATCCGGCTGCCCTGATTTCCATTTGCGAACCATATTTCTCCGCGTAAGCCGCGGCCTTCTTCCTGTTGACCACCCCGTGACGGGACAAGCTCGCCAAACACGGGAGGGCAATGTTACGGGAAATACTCATGGCAAGTATCAACCCCTGCTTCTGCCTGTCTTCCGGCACAAGAGCAATTCCCCTGGCCATGGCCACTCCAGGAGAAGAAGGGGAAAAAATTTCTCCGTCCATCATGATGGAGCCGGAGGAACAGGGATCTATGCCAAAAATGGCACGCATCACTTCCGACCTGCCCGCGCCGACCAGACCAAAGAATCCGAGAATTTCCCCTTCATGCAAGGTGAAGGAGACATTGGTGAAGTTACCTGTCTGGCAAAGCTCTTTGACTTCCAAAAGCGGTTTCCCGACAACAAGCTCCTTCTTGGGGAACATCTGGTCAACAGAACGACCTATCATCATCCTGATGATACTGTCCCTGTCGGTATCCTTCAGGTATCCCGAACCTATGTAGCGTCCATCGCGGAGAACAGTATAGGTATCACATATCTCAAAGATTTCCTCGAACTTGTGGGATATGAAGATAATGGACTTACCTTCTTCCTTCAGCTTGCGGACAATGCGGTAAAGATCCTCGACCTCACGGCTCGTCAGGGCACTGGTCGGTTCGTCCATGATGACGACCTTGGCATCAAGGGACAATGCCTTGGCAATCTCGACCATATGCCGCTGGGCGATTCCCAAGTTCTTGACTAAGGTATCAGGGGCTATGTCGAGCTGTAAGCTGTCCAGCAATTTTCGGGTTTCCTTGTGCATTGCCTTCCAGTCCAGTCTCCTGGAATGGGGACTGTACAGATGATGACCCATGTAGATGTTCTCGGTGACGCTCAGTTCAGGGAACATCGAAGCCTCCTGATGTATGGCGACGATCCCTGCCTGCTGGGCATCAAGGGCATTGGAGAATTTCATCTCTTTCCCTTCCAATATCACGCTCCCGCTTGTCGGCGTGTAGACACCGGTCAGTATCTTCACGAGCGTAGACTTTCCAGCTCCGTTCTCGCCGATAAGCGCATGGATTTCTCCGGCGCGGACATCCATGTGGACATCATCAAGAGCTTTGATGCCTGGAAAGAATTTCATCAGGTGGCGGACCTCTAAAATTACCTGTGACATCATTCCTCCTCATATATTTTCACAACAGTTCTCCTGATGTCCGGTAAACCAGCCATCCGGAGAACCGCCAAGGCGCATGCCTTGGCGGAAACGGACATGCCAGGGGCATGTCCGACAGATGCTCATGCCATCCTAGAAAATGGCCGCGTACTGCTCGATGTTGTCCTTGTTGAAAACATAAGGAGTTCCCATGACGGCAACATTGTTCGCTTCGACGGTGACATCACCCATGCGTCCAGCCTTGAATACGTCGCCGACCGCACCGGTGTTCTTGCCGGAAATGAGAGCCTCAAGAATGAAGGTGGAGGTATATCCCAGGTCAATGGGGTTCCACAGAGCCATCTGCTTCACCGTACCATCCAGGATGGAGCCTTTCATTTCGGAGGGCAATCCAAGTCCGGTCACCTGTACTATGCCGCTCTTTCCGGCATCTTTGACCGCCTGGGCAGAAGCAAGGACTCCGACTGTCGTCGGGGCAATGATGACCTTGAGGTTGGGATACTTGTTCAGCAGGGCGTTAGTCTCACGATAGCTCTTGTCCGGAGCGTCATCACCATAGACAGTCTCGACAATCTTGAGACCGGGATGGTTCTTCACTTCCTCATGCATCCAGCGAATCCAGGCATTCTGGTTGGTAGCCTGGGCTGTAGCGGACAGAATGGCTATGTCTCCCGTTCCACCGGCAAGCTCGGAAGCAAGCTGTATTTGCTGGCGTCCAATCAATTCTTCCTTGGAAGGAACCAGGTCAACGATGCGTCCGCCAGCGTTAATGCCGGAGTCAAAGGAAATGACCTTGATGCCCGCAGCCATGGCCTTCTTGGTCACGGGGATGAGGGCATCGGCATCATTGGCGGAAATGGCTATGCCATCGACCCGCTGGGCAATGAGGGACTCAATAATCTCAATCTGGCCTTCGGCTGTCGCCTGTGTTGGTCCGAGATATGAGATTTCAACATTGCCCAGTTCAGCGGCAGCTTCCTTGGCACCAGTGTGTGTGGCATCAAAGAATCCGTTGCCCATGCTCTTGACGAGGATGACAATGTCATACTTCTCACGCGTGGTCTGCTTGGCACCTTGCGCAAATACCACGCCTGCCGCCAGCAACAAAACCATCAGAATCAGTGATAGTTTCTTCATAAAACTCTCCTTTATGGGAAAAATATCCCTTTTATGTTCTTCTCTCATCAGAGAGCAAAACCCATGTACCTGTAGCAATCAACACACCTTCCATGGCGTTTCATGTGGTGACCGAAACCCGGTATTTCTCCACTTCCCATGTACGGATGAACTCAATCTGGTCATCATCCATGAAACGAGGCCCACCGAAGCTCTCCGTATACGCCGCCACCTTGATGGTGTCGGTAAACAAATCCATGGCTTTGTCGGAGATGGCGAACACCGCGACGCCTTGGACAACAATCACTTTAGGCCGTACTCCGTGTTCTTGCTCAAACGCTTCCACGGAAGCCTTCACCGCAGCAGCGGTATCCACCCGCGCCTTGAAGATTTCATTCCCGATCCACAGGGGCTTGAACCCACTGTAAACAATATGATCCGGCGTGAAGGCTGAGCTGAGAGGATAGAAGGAGTCCTTGTCGCTGATCTTCGTCTCAAGCTCCTTATTGAGCAACACTGCGAAAGGCGTGTCTTTTCCATAAAAGGCGGACAACCCTTCCAAAACCTTGGCGACTTTCGCTTTTTCCGGCTTACGCGCATCGAGATGAGGCAGGCGCGTGATATGGCGGGCGAGCTTTGACATCACCGCGTCATAGGCAGCTTCGACTTGCTCAGGACTTCTTCCGCCGACAAAGATTCCATGGTTCTGCAACAGGACGACCTGCGGCACTGTCCCCGTGACTTTTTTATAAACCGCCATTTCTTCACGCACCACTTGGGCAAGGATGTATCCGGGGTTCACCAGAGGTATCCACAGGGCTTGGGGAAACAAGGCTTCCGCGGACGCCTTGCCTGCCTGGGCACAGGTCACGCCGTTGACCAACGCCGGATGGAGATGGACTATGTACGTGAAGGGTATCAAGGAATGCAACAGTGCCTCGACACTGGGACGGGCAGTCTCCCCTTCACACCGGCAGGCCATCATGTCCGCAAGGACGGCATCCTCCCTCTCGTCTTTGTCCGCGGGATATGTCTTGTCCCATATCCGGGCAAGGCGGGGAAGGGACATGCGGACGAATCCACTTTCATCAATGTCCGACAACGCATGGCCGGAAGCCTTCACGTACATGATGTCCTTGTCCTTGACAGAAGTGTTGCCGCCACCAAGAAGGACATAATCTTTGTCCCTGCCATACCTGCGGCTTATCGCAATCAAGCTGGAAAGATCCATCACATCCGCCCTCTGAGGACGGTATCCTCATACGCATGGACGCTGGAAATCACCGCAAGGTCTCCGGGTACTCCCTGGCGGGAGCAAAATTCATCCCAAACGGCACCGAAGGGCAGGACATTCCGTGCTTCAAGCAAGGCGAGACGTCCGTAATAGTCACCTTTATCTTCATAGGAAAGCAACGCCGCGCGCGGTTCAAGCAAAGCCCAGAGCAAGGCTTTCCGAGTAGAACGGGCTCCGGTGACCCATGCGCCGATACGGTTGATGGAAGCATCGAAGAAATCAAGAGCTATATAAACATCGTCAAGCCGCCCCATCCGGACAATTTCCTCCATCAGAGCCTTCACCTTGTCATTGAAAAGCGGCACATGGTCACTGTCCCAACGCACGGGACGGCTGACATGGAACAGCATTTTGTCAAAGTAAAGCAAGAGGGACGACACTTTGTCAGAGACATCTTCATCCGAGTGGAAATGCCCCATGTCGATACAGAGCATCTTCTTGTTCTTCAGCGCATATCCCATATAGAACTCATGCGAGCCGACGACAAAGGATTCGCTGCCGATGCCGAACAGCTTGGTCTCAAGGGCGTCCGCCATGTTCTCCGCGGGATATTCCACGGCAAACATATCATCCAGCGTTTGCTCAAGAATCCGGCGATGCCCGTATTTGTCCACAATCGTATCCTTGGCTCCGTCCGGAATCCATGTGTCCAGCACACAGGTCGAACCAAGCTGCTCGCCTATCCAATTGGAAATCTGTCGGGAACGCTTTCCATGCTCAAGCCAGAACGCACGGATCGCGGGATCCTTGCTGGCAAGCGTATAGCCGGCGGCGGCAAGCGGATGGCTGAAATACGTACCGTTGAAGTCAAGGCCAATCTTCCGTTCCCTGGCCCAATCGACCCATCCCTGGAAATGCCGGGGTTCTATGGCATCCCGATCCACTTTCTTGTCTCCAAACTCGCCGTAACTGGCATGAAGGCTTACCCTTTTTGCGCCGGGAACAAGTTCCATGACTTTATCCATATCAGAACGAAGTTCGGCAATGGAACGCGCCTTACCGGGATAATTACCAGTAGTCTGGATGCCCCCTCCGGAAAGAACCGCACCCGCTTCCTCGAAGCCGCCGACATCATCGCCCTGCCAGCAATGCAGGGAGATAGGGATGGTCGCCAGCTTGTCCAGAGCAGCATTCACATCAACGCCGACGGAGGCATATGCTTCTACCGCACCTTTGAAACAATCCTTTGACATCACTTCCTCCAAGCCGGAACAGACCGTTCATAAACACAGATAAAGTCCGGCAAATATTTTTTTATCTTTTCTTGTTTAATCATAGTACAACCGTTTTTGGACATACGCCTTGACATATTGGTCATAATATAGCACTTTTTTATCATGAAACTCATGACCCTTTTTGCAGTTGATTATCTCACCGACCCTGCGCTGCCCTTCCGGATCATCAAACGCAATCCTGAGATTCCCTATTCACTCCATACCCATGATTTCTATGAACTGGTAGTCACCGTTTCCGGTCAAGGGACTCATTTCTGGCAAGGCGGGGAACAGAAACTGTCCAGCGGCATGGTGTTCGTCATGCATCCCGGACAGGCGCACGGATTCAGGGACGTGGACAACCTCATCCTGTATAATTTCATCAGCCTCCCCGACGCCTTGACGGAAAAATTCCCCGACCTGTCCACCATGCCCTCCTTCCAGGCCCTGTTCGGTCTTTCCAGACTGTACCAACAAAAGCCGATTCCCATTCCCTCCTTCACCCTCAAGCCTTCCGAACTGACGGAAATATGCGGAATCGCCGAGAAGCTCCTCAGGGAAATGGGGTTCTCTGGGTACGGAGAAGGAGCAAAAACCCTATCATTGGCATACGCGGGAGAAATGTTGGTCAAACTTTTCAGGTTCCACGAACAGAAGCTCATAACGGAAAACATACTGATCGACGACCTCGCCCATGTATTCAGCTTCATGGAAGCCCATGCCGACCGGCAGGTCTCCACTGACGAACTGGTTACAGTGGCGCACATGTCCACAAGCACGCTGAACCGTTATTTTCACCGCTGTACCGGCATGTCCCCCGTCCAATATCATTTGAAAAAGAGAATCAGCAAGGCGTGCTACCTAATCCGCTCCTCGAACATGTCCATAGGAGAGATATCTGAGAAGACAGGTTTTTCAGATGCAAATTATTTCTGCCGTCAGTTCAAGAAGGTCATGGGAATCAGTCCTTTGCAACACCGGCGGAATCCCTGAAAGCAGTTTTTTTCCCCAGTCCTACGGGAAGAAATTCTGGATTCGAGATGATACCACCGTTATTTATCATGACCTTTATCTCCGGTTTTAGCATGATATTAGCAGGGAATCCTGCCCTGTCTCCATCAATGCGGCGACGGATCAATGCGGCAGCTTCCGCCCCGATTGCAGCCACCTGCTGTGCTACTGCGTAATGGCAGAAACGAAGCAACGGAGCGTAATGCATATAATCAAAGGACGCAAAGACAATCCGGGAACGTTCGGCCAGAGGCACTTCCTCCAGCAGATACGCGCTTGCTCCCACATGCACCAACTCATTGACAAGGAAATACGCTTCAGGGGCATCATCCTGTGAAAGAGCCTTACGCATCAGAAGAGAACCGTCCCCCAGCGACATGCCGCCGAAAAAAAGAAAGCGCTCATCAACCGTAATCCCGTTGTCCTGCAACGCTTGTTCGTATCCTGCCAGCCTCTCCCTGGTCGTATAGACATCAAGGGTTCCCCCCAGGAACCCTATCTTCCTATGCCCTTCACGTATCAACGCCTCCGTAGCCTCATACGCTCCCCGGTGGTTGTCGGTCAGCACCACATCATAGGATGCTCCAGGAACGACGCGGTCGATGAAAACGACAGGGACATGGGCGCGGGCGCATGGGGAAAAGGCATCATGAGCATTCCCGGCAGGCGCGGCAATGATTCCGTCCACGTTGCGGTCAAGGAGAATGGAAACCTTACGCTTTTCCTCATCGACTGAATGAGCTGATGAACAAACCACCAAGGAATATCCCAGCGGCCCAAGGATGTTTTCTATCCGGTCAACAATCTCAGTGAAGAAAATATTGCTCAGGTCAGGGCAGATGAAACCAATTGTCCGGGTGGAGCGCATCTTCAAGGCGCGGGCGACATTGTTGCGCCGGTAGTCAAGGGTGGCTATGGCAGCCCTCACTCTTTTTTCCGTCTCAGGATTGACGACGCCAATGTTGTTCATGACACGGGAGACGGTGGCTATCGAGACACGGGACAGCTCCGCGACATCCTTGATTGTCGCCGCGACTTGCGGAAGCTCCGCAGTGCTGTCTTTTCTCTTTTTCATGTACGCTCCCCGCTTTCGGATTACCCGTTCGTCCGATTATATCACACTACACCTTTTTTAATAATGATGTTGGCGTAAATCGCCGATTCACCGGTCGCTATGATGGCATAGGCTTTCTTCGCCCTTTCATAGAAAGCAAAACGTTCTTCAAAGACAAATCCTTTGAAATGGGGATCTTCCAATGCTATTTTCCTGTACGTCTCCCAGATGGGCGTCTCTACCGGATCGGTGGCGGGAACCTCCATCATGATGACATTGTCCGCATATTTGTCCAGCGGATAGAGCTGGAGGATTGCTTCCAATATCTGGGGAACGCCATGTCCGTCAAGCCTCACCAACCTGCGGGCATATGCGGCGGCAGGGAAATTACCGTCTCCAATGACCAGTTCGTCGCCATGACCCATCTCCATGAGGATTTTCAGCAGCTCAGGGCTCAGGATGGAAGATATTCCTTTCAACATGCCACACTCTCCTTTTCACGTACTTGGTCGCAAGATAGTAAAAACACAGTCCGCGACATATGAATATCATTGCAGGATGACCGATATCATGCGATACTCGGCTTATGTAAACGATTACATGCTATAAGGAATTTATATCACAGGAGGAATGATATGGCAAATAAAACCGTCGGGTTTCCACGTGCTCGTCTGGCCGGCACATGGCCGAAAATTGGAATCAGACCCATCATCGATGGCCGTCGCAGAGGCGTGAGGGAAGCTCTTGAGGAACAGACCATGAACATGGCGCGGTCAGCTGCCGCGTTGCTCACTGAAAACCTGCGTTACAACGATGGCACTCCGGTACAGTGCGTAATAGCGGACAGTACGATAGGCGGAGTCGCCGAGGCGTCACGATGCGCCGACAAGTTCTCACGGGAGAACGTGAGCATCACGCTCTCGGTTACTCCGTGTTGGTGCTATGGTACGGAAACCTTCGACGCCGACCCGAACACCATCAAGGCCGTATGGGGTTTCAACGGCACGGAGAGACCCGGCGCTGTCTATCTGGCCGCCGTCCTTGCCGCCCATTCCCAGAAAGGGCTGCCCGCTTTCGGCATCTACGGACACGATGTTCAGGAAGCGACTGATACCGCCATTCCCGCCGATGTCAAGGAAAAGCTCCTCCGCTTCGCCCGTGCCGCCGTCGCCGCAGCTTCCCTCCGGGGAACCAGCTATCTGGCCATAGGCGGATGCTCCATGGGCATTGCCGGTTCGGTCGTCGATCAGGCTTTCCTCCAGGAATACCTGGGCATGCGTGCCGAGGTAATCGACATGTGCGAGATTTCCCGGCGCATTGAAGAGAACATCTTTGATCCGGTTGAATTCAAGATGGCAAAGGAATGGGTGAAGAAGAACATCACCGAGGCTCCGGACAAGGTGAACCCTCCACAATGGCAGCGTTCCGAGAAGCAGCGGGAGGCCGATTGGGACTATTGTATCAAGATGACCATGATTACCCGCGACCTGATGCAAGGCAACCTGAAGCTCGCGGAGATGGGTTTTGAGGAAGAAGCCGAGGGTCACAATGCAATCGCCAGCGGTTTCCAGGGACAGCGACAGTGGACGGATCATTGGCCGAACGGAGACTTTATGGAGACTATGCTCACCACATCGTTCGACTGGAACGGAATCCGCGAACCCTATGTGGTAGCCACGGAGAATGATCATCTCAATGGTGTATCCATGCTCTTTGGCAAGCTCCTGACCGGTCGCGCCCAGATTTTCAGCGATGTTCGTTCTTACTGGAGTCCAGAGTCATTGAAGCGAGTCACCGGATGGACGCCCACCGGCCGCGCAAAGGATGGTTTCATCCATTTAATCAACAGCGGCGCGACCACGATGGATGCTACGGGACAGATGAAGGACGGTGAAGGCAATTCCGTGATGAAACACTTCTGGGAGATTACGGAAAAGGATGTCAAGGCTGTCTTGGACAATACAACGTTCAGCGTAGCCAACGGTGGTTATTTCCGTGGTGGTGGTTTCAGCTCCACGTTCAAGACTACCGGAGAAATGCCTGTGACCATGTGCCGCCTGAACATTGTCAAGGGTCTGGGGCCTGTGCTCCAGATTGCCGAAGGATGGACGTGTGATGTGCCCGACGATGTTTTTGATATCATCAACCGGCGCACAGATCCTACGTGGCCTACTACATGGTTCGTACCCCGCACTGATGGAAATGACGGTCCTTTCAAGGATGTATATTCTGTCATGGCGAACTGGGGAGCGAACCACGGCGCTATCAGCTACGGGCATATCGGAGCCGACTTGATTACGTTGGCTTCCATGCTACGCATTCCGGTGAGCATGCACAATGTCCCCTACTCGGAGATTTTCCGGCCAAGCACATGGAACGCATTCGGCAGCAATCCTGAAGGGGCGGACTTCCGAGCGTGTGCCACATACGGGCCTCAGTTCGGTTGATTTGCCCTTAAGCCGTCCAGAGGAAGATAGCCATCCAGAGAAAGGAAGAAGTCCGGTCAAGCGCAATGCAGACCGGACAAACCTAATCATGATGCACAAACAAGAGAGCCGTTGCTACATGTCGAGGGACATGGGCGACGGTTCTTTTTTCCCCATTCCGTGACTGATTGACTTTAGGGTGGCACTCTCCTACACTCACAGATGCGGTGCATCGCGCTGCGAGGGAAAGGTTCATGGCAACGCTTTTACTTGTCATTATCTATGCATCTTTCATCAGCCTTGGGTTACCCGATGCGCTTCTTGGCTCGACGTGGCCGGTGATTCGCGTAGACATTGCCGCGTCGGTTGGGGCGGCAGGGTACATTTCCTTCATAGCCTCCGCCTGTACCATACTGTCCAGCATAGCCAGTGGCAGGATATTGGCACGTTTTGGTGTCGGCAAAGTGACTGTTTTCAGCGTTTTTCTCACGGCAATCGCTCTCTACGGCTTTTCCAAAGCCCCTGCCTACTGGTGGTTCCTCATCCTTGCCTTCCCCTTGGGGTTGGGCGCCGGAGGCGTGGATACCGGATTGAACTGGTTCATAGCGGGGAATTATGAAGCCCGACATATGAACTGGCTCCACGCGTTCTGGGGAGTAGGAGCCTTGCTTGGACCGAACATCATGGCGGGGAACCTGACCGCGGGAGGCACATGGAGGAACGGTTACGGAACCGTCGCCCTACTCCAAAGCATTTTGGTCATCATCCTGACAGGTGCTATCCCTCTTTGGAAGATAGTAGCCGACCGCAAGGCTCTGCCTGACCGTCAGAAAGTAGAAGAACAGGCTCGAATTGCCTCCGGACAACCCATGCTGTTCTATGTAAAACGCCCAGGCGTACTCCTATCCATGGGAGCGTTTCTCCTGTACTGCGCCTTTGAAACTACCTTAGGACTCTGGAGCAGCAGTTATCTGGTCGAAACGCGTTCCTTGACTCCTGTCCTTGCCGCACGCTGGACATCCCTTTTCTACGGCAGCATCATGGCCGGACGGCTCATCTCAGGTTTCCTCACTTTCACCCTGTCGTCACGGGTCATCTTCCGCTCCGGCATGGCCCTCATGGTGGCAGGATCCCTCTGCTTCCTTCTTCCCGTAGGCCCATACGGGGCACTTGCAGGCATCATTCTTGCGGGTTTGGGCGGAGGCCCCTTGCTTCCCACATGGATTCATCTGACTCCGCGACGCTTTGGTACGCAATATTCAGGCAGGATCATCGGCATCCAGATGGCATCATCCTACGTGGGCATCTCCTTACTGTCACCGCTTTTCGGTCTCATTTTCTCCAAAACCGCCATGGACTTGCTCCCTGTCGTCCTGCTGTCCTATGCCGTGGGGATGAGCGTTCTCGCGGAAGCCGTGGAAAAACGCCTTGCACGGCATTGATTTCCCTGCGGGAGCTTGAATCTTTACAAAACCATACTATGACCAGTCCGGTCACATGGCCACGTCATCTACTTCCCGTGTCGCAGGATCTACCGTTCCCTCAATAGTGACAAAGACTGCGTTGGGTACGCTGAGCAACCATTGTCCCGGTGTATTTATCTTACCCATTTTCATGATGATGTGCCGTGGCCCCGGAGAGTCTTCCGCCCAGATATAGCCGTCCTCAATCACCAACTTGGTAATACCTGCTATACCAGGGATGTCAACCTTTCTATCCACATCCAGAGGGAAACGCCACGCCTGGTCTCCGCTGCGAATCAGGGCATAGGTCGATGCGCCGCTTTCCACCGTCCGAACCGAAGCCGCAGAAAGAATGATGACGAAACCAAGTCCAAGGATGAAGATGAGGATGTCTCCCGGACGAACCCATTCACGGAGTCTTTTTCCCATGTGGGCAAGTATACGGTCCAGGATGATTCCTGTCCATCATCGCAAAGCATCGATCAAGGCCGCAAGATTGTCTTCCATGACGGAAAGATAGTCGCGCCCCGCATCCAAGTCCTTCTGGGACAACCCTTCTACAGGGTCGAGGACGGCAGTCTTTACCCCGGTTTCCCGTGCAATGGTCGCCGCCACCTTCGGGCTAACGAGCTGTTCGGTGAAGATGGTCGTGATGTCATGCTCACGCACCAAGTCGATGATTGCCGCCATACGGGACGGCGAAGGCTCGGAATCCGCAAAGACTCCTTCAATAGCTTCCTGCTCGAATCCATAGGCATGCGTCATGTAGCCAAACGCTGCATGGGAGACAACGACGGTTTTCTTCGGGACGGAAGCCAATCCAGCACGGTACTTCTGGTCAAGAGCATTGAACTTGGCTTCCCATGCGTCATAGTTGGCTTGGTAAGCTGATGCGTTCGCCGGATCTATTTCCTTCAACGCCTTCATGATATTTCCCAGACCGATGATGGCATTGCGAATATCAAGCCACGTATGAGGGTCGATGTCCCCATGGTCATGCTCATCTTCATGGTCATGCTCATCCTCATGCTCATCTTCGTGATCATGGTCGGCCTCATGCTCATCCTCGTGGTCATGGTGGTGTTCTCCTTCCGCGAGAAATTCCACGCCATCTGATAAGGTCACGACGGTCAAGTTCTTGTTGGAAAGAGATGCCAGGACTTTATCAAGCCATGCTTCCATCCCTGCACCATTGACGACCAAGACATCCGCTTTTTCAAGACGACGCATATCGCCTATGGAAGGTTCCCAATCGTGAGGCTCCACTCCTGTAGGAACAAGGTTAGTCACCTGCGCATAATCACCTGCAATCTTTGACGTGAAATCATAAGGAATATAGAAACTGGTCATGATGACCAGCTTGTCATCTGTCAATGCCTGTTCTTTCACCCCCGCGGCTGCCAGTGGAAGGACAAGCCCCATGGTTAAGATTGACACAAGAACAGTTCTTTGAAAACGCTTCATGATACCTCCGCTCTTTTCCCCGCATACAGTGCAAGG
Encoded proteins:
- a CDS encoding ABC transporter permease, which encodes MNRKNFKETVNSTFSSLLKRREASLVILLLVFLVPVLIQSPNFLSLENLARIFNDMSILAIVAIGQFLVILSGGIDLSVGSVIAFTGMSAGMVNEAAPAVPVPMLLMISAAIGLLMGMFNGVLVAWGKIPPIITTLGTMSLYRGLTFVLSGGTWVTAHEMTPSYIGFPRIQFLGISVLVWVAIMVVIIMYAFIRYTRTGRAFYAIGGNPVAAKFVGVNEAKTRFIVFIISGLLAGLAGGLWTARYASAVNEMATGFEMQTVASCVLGGVAFSGGAGGVPGVVLGALFLTMLNNALPVIYLSPFWQTLVEGLVILIALVINTVVDQRKTARLLAQRRVKK
- a CDS encoding sugar ABC transporter ATP-binding protein, translated to MSQVILEVRHLMKFFPGIKALDDVHMDVRAGEIHALIGENGAGKSTLVKILTGVYTPTSGSVILEGKEMKFSNALDAQQAGIVAIHQEASMFPELSVTENIYMGHHLYSPHSRRLDWKAMHKETRKLLDSLQLDIAPDTLVKNLGIAQRHMVEIAKALSLDAKVVIMDEPTSALTSREVEDLYRIVRKLKEEGKSIIFISHKFEEIFEICDTYTVLRDGRYIGSGYLKDTDRDSIIRMMIGRSVDQMFPKKELVVGKPLLEVKELCQTGNFTNVSFTLHEGEILGFFGLVGAGRSEVMRAIFGIDPCSSGSIMMDGEIFSPSSPGVAMARGIALVPEDRQKQGLILAMSISRNIALPCLASLSRHGVVNRKKAAAYAEKYGSQMEIRAAGWHVDADTLSGGNQQKVVLSKWIGTQPRILIMDEPTKGIDVATKAAVHEFVSEMASQGMGVILVSSELPEVLGMSDRIVVMHEGEVTAVLDRADAGSENVMAAAIGEVQEAVR
- the rhaS gene encoding rhamnose ABC transporter substrate-binding protein; its protein translation is MKKLSLILMVLLLAAGVVFAQGAKQTTREKYDIVILVKSMGNGFFDATHTGAKEAAAELGNVEISYLGPTQATAEGQIEIIESLIAQRVDGIAISANDADALIPVTKKAMAAGIKVISFDSGINAGGRIVDLVPSKEELIGRQQIQLASELAGGTGDIAILSATAQATNQNAWIRWMHEEVKNHPGLKIVETVYGDDAPDKSYRETNALLNKYPNLKVIIAPTTVGVLASAQAVKDAGKSGIVQVTGLGLPSEMKGSILDGTVKQMALWNPIDLGYTSTFILEALISGKNTGAVGDVFKAGRMGDVTVEANNVAVMGTPYVFNKDNIEQYAAIF
- a CDS encoding class II aldolase/adducin family protein, with amino-acid sequence MDLSSLIAISRRYGRDKDYVLLGGGNTSVKDKDIMYVKASGHALSDIDESGFVRMSLPRLARIWDKTYPADKDEREDAVLADMMACRCEGETARPSVEALLHSLIPFTYIVHLHPALVNGVTCAQAGKASAEALFPQALWIPLVNPGYILAQVVREEMAVYKKVTGTVPQVVLLQNHGIFVGGRSPEQVEAAYDAVMSKLARHITRLPHLDARKPEKAKVAKVLEGLSAFYGKDTPFAVLLNKELETKISDKDSFYPLSSAFTPDHIVYSGFKPLWIGNEIFKARVDTAAAVKASVEAFEQEHGVRPKVIVVQGVAVFAISDKAMDLFTDTIKVAAYTESFGGPRFMDDDQIEFIRTWEVEKYRVSVTT
- a CDS encoding L-rhamnose isomerase produces the protein MSKDCFKGAVEAYASVGVDVNAALDKLATIPISLHCWQGDDVGGFEEAGAVLSGGGIQTTGNYPGKARSIAELRSDMDKVMELVPGAKRVSLHASYGEFGDKKVDRDAIEPRHFQGWVDWARERKIGLDFNGTYFSHPLAAAGYTLASKDPAIRAFWLEHGKRSRQISNWIGEQLGSTCVLDTWIPDGAKDTIVDKYGHRRILEQTLDDMFAVEYPAENMADALETKLFGIGSESFVVGSHEFYMGYALKNKKMLCIDMGHFHSDEDVSDKVSSLLLYFDKMLFHVSRPVRWDSDHVPLFNDKVKALMEEIVRMGRLDDVYIALDFFDASINRIGAWVTGARSTRKALLWALLEPRAALLSYEDKGDYYGRLALLEARNVLPFGAVWDEFCSRQGVPGDLAVISSVHAYEDTVLRGRM